In Allocoprobacillus halotolerans, a genomic segment contains:
- a CDS encoding ATP-binding protein, which translates to MKIPLAASLLMNQKNHDFQQKEDMQEQLEKMNQYLNQILIASRIQSQLYDINIRPVSLKENVYQSLKNNRFFFIKNHFEIDAQLEDIDVYSDPTWLVYVFDQIMSNAIKYASSDPCLKIRAKQYESHTDLWIEDNGEGIQSQDLPRVFDKGYTGMNHHNGQYKATGMGLYMAKQVIEKLGHHISIESEYQKYTRVKITFQDQRDYFYR; encoded by the coding sequence ATGAAGATTCCATTAGCGGCTAGCCTTTTAATGAATCAAAAAAATCATGATTTTCAACAAAAAGAAGATATGCAAGAACAATTAGAAAAAATGAATCAATATCTCAATCAAATATTGATTGCATCAAGAATTCAAAGTCAGCTTTATGATATCAATATCAGACCTGTTTCTTTAAAAGAAAATGTTTATCAGTCTTTGAAAAATAACCGTTTTTTCTTTATTAAAAACCATTTTGAAATAGATGCTCAACTAGAAGATATAGATGTTTATAGTGATCCTACATGGTTAGTCTATGTTTTTGATCAGATTATGAGCAATGCGATTAAATATGCTTCTAGTGATCCGTGTTTAAAAATAAGAGCCAAGCAATATGAAAGTCATACTGATTTATGGATTGAGGATAATGGTGAAGGTATTCAGTCACAAGATTTACCAAGAGTTTTTGATAAAGGATATACAGGTATGAATCATCATAATGGACAATATAAAGCCACAGGTATGGGATTATATATGGCGAAACAAGTGATAGAAAAATTAGGACATCATATTTCTATTGAAAGTGAATATCAAAAATACACAAGAGTAAAAATCACATTTCAAGATCAAAGAGATTACTTTTATCGCTAA
- a CDS encoding ABC transporter ATP-binding protein, giving the protein MDKKKIVEIKGLVKNYGTRGFQTRVLKGIDLTIYENDFIAIMGPSGSGKTTLLNILSTIDKPTQGMVLLDGKDITKMKNKELSQLRRDKIGFIFQDYNLLDTMTLQDNIALPLSLNGVSSKTCIAKSETLATIFGLKEHLKKYPYQLSGGQKQRGATCRALISEPEILFADEPTGALDSKSSRDLLERLKMVNDEGKATILMVTHDAYSASYAKDVYILNDGMMKCCLTRGNSRKELYDRIIDMQVAMGSDFV; this is encoded by the coding sequence ATGGATAAGAAAAAGATTGTTGAAATCAAAGGTTTAGTAAAAAATTATGGAACGAGAGGATTTCAGACAAGAGTTTTAAAAGGAATTGATTTAACGATTTATGAAAATGATTTTATTGCGATTATGGGACCTAGTGGCAGTGGGAAAACAACTTTATTGAATATTTTATCTACGATTGATAAACCAACACAAGGAATGGTCTTATTAGATGGTAAAGATATTACAAAGATGAAAAATAAAGAATTATCACAGTTAAGGAGAGATAAAATAGGTTTTATTTTCCAAGATTATAATTTATTAGATACAATGACTTTACAAGATAATATAGCTTTACCATTATCATTAAATGGTGTTTCATCAAAGACATGTATAGCCAAAAGTGAAACCCTAGCAACCATCTTTGGTTTAAAAGAACATTTAAAAAAATATCCTTATCAATTATCAGGAGGACAAAAACAAAGAGGTGCCACTTGTCGTGCATTAATCAGTGAACCAGAAATACTTTTTGCTGATGAACCGACAGGAGCCCTTGATTCTAAATCAAGTCGTGATCTATTAGAGCGTTTAAAAATGGTCAATGATGAGGGAAAAGCGACTATTTTAATGGTTACACATGATGCTTATAGTGCCTCTTATGCTAAAGATGTCTATATTTTAAATGATGGTATGATGAAATGTTGCCTAACAAGAGGGAATAGTCGTAAAGAACTGTATGATCGTATCATTGATATGCAAGTTGCTATGGGAAGTGATTTTGTATGA
- a CDS encoding FtsX-like permease family protein encodes MSLAKLSFINFKASLKNYLSLMISLAFTVLIIFNFFNLLDSSMMESLGQMNSRNLKIVIQCVLVVLTCFMFFFVWYATNVFLTKRKKEIGIYVFMGLTNQRIGKLYMLETLMIGFVSLIMGIGFGMLISQLFTMIIIAISNIEVTLTFQISMSAILWSCLIYFLVYMIFVCKGYINLVRSSVLDMVSANRQNEYVKQNKLILFLKAVLGTIILVLGYYFAIKKGGMETMGNALLAVILVIVGVYLLFGGLIPLIYQTLAARKTFLYHHQRTLWINQMIFRMKKNYRTYAIVTVLMICSVTALATGVAMYNRCQVIEEFENVYTYQIFSEKDNLQLEFAREIEKHNDIQYQSHIELLQIEASYVDKTFQSDTYGLIPYSQLKQLAKDSNQEFDFPVLENHQMIDLQHQYLLSLITNEEFNDLTIQGKDYETIQQTTIPYLGYLQEQASFYCVSDEEFETLKSKGTPLYIYNYKIVNPKMMNASLNDIQNHQDCLGLIKLDSQNASNQWIKMFYPICLFVFMVFIFASGSIIFMKLYNDAFEEKERYRVLKKIGISQRTLQKGIQKELLFIYVVPFLIMSLSSYFSVHALANMMHTDLLMINIMSVGVIGLFFMICYGLSIVIYCQNAGIYEKI; translated from the coding sequence ATGAGTCTAGCAAAATTATCTTTTATTAATTTTAAAGCCAGTTTAAAAAATTATTTATCATTAATGATTTCATTGGCTTTTACAGTTTTGATTATTTTTAATTTCTTTAACCTTTTAGATTCTTCAATGATGGAATCACTAGGTCAAATGAATAGTCGCAATCTCAAGATTGTGATTCAATGTGTTCTTGTTGTTTTAACTTGTTTTATGTTTTTCTTTGTCTGGTATGCAACGAATGTCTTTTTAACAAAACGTAAAAAAGAAATTGGAATCTATGTCTTTATGGGACTAACAAATCAAAGAATTGGCAAGTTATACATGTTAGAGACATTAATGATTGGATTTGTTTCTTTAATCATGGGAATCGGTTTTGGTATGTTGATTTCACAGTTATTTACGATGATTATTATTGCCATTTCAAATATAGAAGTCACTTTAACATTTCAGATTTCCATGTCAGCTATTTTATGGAGTTGTTTGATTTATTTTCTTGTTTATATGATTTTTGTATGCAAAGGTTATATCAATTTAGTTAGAAGTAGTGTTTTAGATATGGTCAGTGCCAATCGTCAAAATGAATATGTGAAACAAAATAAATTGATACTTTTTTTAAAAGCTGTTTTAGGAACAATTATTTTAGTTCTCGGTTATTATTTTGCGATTAAAAAAGGTGGCATGGAAACAATGGGGAATGCCTTGCTGGCTGTTATCTTAGTCATTGTAGGTGTCTATTTATTATTTGGCGGTTTGATTCCATTGATTTATCAAACATTAGCAGCACGTAAAACTTTCCTTTATCATCATCAAAGAACATTATGGATCAATCAAATGATTTTCCGTATGAAGAAAAACTATCGTACTTATGCGATTGTAACAGTCTTAATGATATGTTCAGTGACTGCCCTTGCAACCGGTGTAGCAATGTATAATCGTTGTCAGGTGATAGAAGAATTTGAGAATGTCTATACTTATCAAATCTTTAGTGAAAAGGATAATTTACAATTAGAATTTGCAAGAGAAATAGAAAAACATAATGATATACAATATCAATCTCATATTGAGTTATTACAAATAGAGGCATCATATGTTGATAAAACATTTCAATCTGATACCTATGGTTTGATTCCTTATTCACAATTAAAACAATTAGCAAAGGATTCAAATCAAGAATTTGATTTTCCAGTATTAGAAAATCATCAAATGATAGATTTACAACATCAATATCTTTTATCATTAATTACCAATGAAGAATTCAATGATTTAACTATTCAAGGAAAAGATTATGAAACCATTCAACAAACAACAATTCCTTATTTAGGTTATCTACAAGAACAAGCTTCATTTTATTGTGTCAGTGATGAAGAATTTGAAACATTAAAATCAAAAGGAACACCACTTTATATCTATAACTATAAGATTGTCAATCCAAAGATGATGAATGCATCATTGAATGATATTCAAAATCATCAAGACTGTTTAGGATTAATTAAGCTTGATAGTCAAAATGCATCTAATCAATGGATTAAGATGTTTTATCCAATTTGTCTTTTTGTCTTTATGGTCTTTATCTTTGCCAGTGGAAGTATTATATTTATGAAACTTTATAATGATGCTTTTGAAGAAAAAGAACGTTATCGTGTTTTAAAGAAAATTGGAATTAGTCAAAGAACACTTCAAAAAGGAATACAAAAAGAATTGTTGTTTATCTATGTTGTACCATTTTTGATTATGAGTTTATCATCTTATTTTTCAGTTCATGCTTTAGCAAATATGATGCATACAGATTTATTAATGATTAATATCATGAGTGTTGGAGTGATAGGCTTATTCTTTATGATTTGTTATGGTTTATCAATTGTCATTTATTGTCAAAATGCAGGCATTTATGAAAAAATTTAG